Proteins from a genomic interval of Cucumis melo cultivar AY chromosome 7, USDA_Cmelo_AY_1.0, whole genome shotgun sequence:
- the LOC103494854 gene encoding MADS-box transcription factor 23 isoform X2, translating into MGRGKIVIRRIDNSTSRQVTFSKRRSGLLKKARELSILCDAEVGLIIFSSTGKLYDYSSSSIRSITDRYNKMKEEQNQLMNSVSELQFWKREAAALKQQLHYLQECHRQLMGEELSGLSVKDLQNLESQLEMSLKGVRVKKEKILSDEITELKQKGNHMHQENVELYKKLDLIRKENAELQMKAYGPMEIDKMSSSSQQFTITNRYSMPGLQLRQPQPQNHETSIPGIKLGLQLQ; encoded by the exons ATGGGAAGAGGGAAGATAGTAATAAGAAGAATAGACAATTCAACAAGCAGGCAAGTGACCTTTTCAAAGAGAAGAAGTGGTTTATTGAAAAAGGCTAGAGAGCTTTCAATCCTCTGTGATGCTGAAGTTGGTTTGATCATTTTTTCAAGCACTGGCAAACTCTATGATTATTCCAGTTCCAG CATAAGGTCGATTACTGATCGATACAACAAGATGAAAGAGGAGCAAAATCAGCTGATGAATTCGGTTTCAGAACTCCAG TTTTGGAAAAGAGAGGCAGCTGCTTTGAAGCAACAACTGCATTACTTGCAAGAATGTCACAG ACAACTGATGGGTGAAGAACTATCTGGCCTGAGTGTCAAAGATCTACAAAATCTAGAAAGCCAATTGGAAATGAGTTTGAAGGGCGTTCGTGTGAAGAAG GAAAAGATTTTAAGTGATGAAATTACTGAACTAAAACAGAAG GGGAACCATATGCATCAAGAAAATGTGGAACTCTACAAAAAATTAGATTTGATTCGTAAGGAAAATGCAGAACTGCAAATGAAG GCCTATGGACCAATGGAAATAGATAAAATGAGCAGTAGCTCTCAACAATTCACTATCACCAATAGGTACAGTATGCCTGGTCTACAGCTAAGACAGCCACAACCGCAAAACCATGAGACATCAATACCAGGGATAAAGCTGGG ATTGCAACTGCAATAA
- the LOC103494854 gene encoding MADS-box transcription factor 23 isoform X1, translated as MGRGKIVIRRIDNSTSRQVTFSKRRSGLLKKARELSILCDAEVGLIIFSSTGKLYDYSSSSIRSITDRYNKMKEEQNQLMNSVSELQFWKREAAALKQQLHYLQECHRQLMGEELSGLSVKDLQNLESQLEMSLKGVRVKKEKILSDEITELKQKGNHMHQENVELYKKLDLIRKENAELQMKAYGPMEIDKMSSSSQQFTITNRYSMPGLQLRQPQPQNHETSIPGIKLGYVLVICVHET; from the exons ATGGGAAGAGGGAAGATAGTAATAAGAAGAATAGACAATTCAACAAGCAGGCAAGTGACCTTTTCAAAGAGAAGAAGTGGTTTATTGAAAAAGGCTAGAGAGCTTTCAATCCTCTGTGATGCTGAAGTTGGTTTGATCATTTTTTCAAGCACTGGCAAACTCTATGATTATTCCAGTTCCAG CATAAGGTCGATTACTGATCGATACAACAAGATGAAAGAGGAGCAAAATCAGCTGATGAATTCGGTTTCAGAACTCCAG TTTTGGAAAAGAGAGGCAGCTGCTTTGAAGCAACAACTGCATTACTTGCAAGAATGTCACAG ACAACTGATGGGTGAAGAACTATCTGGCCTGAGTGTCAAAGATCTACAAAATCTAGAAAGCCAATTGGAAATGAGTTTGAAGGGCGTTCGTGTGAAGAAG GAAAAGATTTTAAGTGATGAAATTACTGAACTAAAACAGAAG GGGAACCATATGCATCAAGAAAATGTGGAACTCTACAAAAAATTAGATTTGATTCGTAAGGAAAATGCAGAACTGCAAATGAAG GCCTATGGACCAATGGAAATAGATAAAATGAGCAGTAGCTCTCAACAATTCACTATCACCAATAGGTACAGTATGCCTGGTCTACAGCTAAGACAGCCACAACCGCAAAACCATGAGACATCAATACCAGGGATAAAGCTGGGGTATGTTCTAGTAATCTGTGTTCATGAAACATGA
- the LOC103494857 gene encoding uncharacterized protein LOC103494857, producing MGISSLLKQSIEFKSWFLVFGCFPRLFIILGLFLLLFWASLKVVQFSWHGKDLMQLLYDFRGKSDNIRAGIWLKTNVVEVCNFTCGISRRLDWLKKNGFLFCKFNLVAKSKWAVDSEGDVRSDEKNEMLEEDVQNEEKENYSEDGEFDVIKLRELVKIERKQKKEALEELEKERMAAATAAEEAMAMIFRLQHEKSATEIRANQSHRLMEQKQQYCQEVIECLQRIIMEYESEVSLTEQPCFCRPKQKLQPTRSVEDDASLLQFDMDFVLEDDDVLVNNIGMDLKEM from the coding sequence ATGGGTATTTCTTCGCTTTTGAAACAGAGCATTGAGTTTAAAAGCTGGTTTTTGGTGTTTGGGTGTTTCCCTCggctttttattattttaggcCTTTTTCTCCTGTTGTTTTGGGCCAGTTTAAAGGTCGTGCAATTTAGTTGGCATGGGAAGGATTTAATGCAATTGCTATACGATTTTAGGGGGAAATCTGATAATATAAGAGCGGGGATCTGGTTGAAAACCAATGTTGTTGAGGTTTGCAATTTCACTTGTGGAATTAGTAGACGATTGGATTGGTTGAAGAAGAATGGATTCCTTTTCTGTAAGTTCAATTTAGTTGCAAAGTCCAAATGGGCTGTGGATTCGGAGGGTGATGTTAGAAGTGATGAGAAGAATGAAATGTTGGAAGAAGATGTTCAGAATGAAGAGAAAGAGAATTATTCTGAAGATGGCGAATTCGATGTCATTAAACTAAGGGAATTAGTGAAAATTGAAAGGAAGCAGAAGAAGGAAGCTCTTGAAGAGCTTGAGAAGGAAAGAATGGCAGCTGCAACAGCAGCTGAAGAGGCAATGGCTATGATTTTTCGTCTTCAACATGAGAAGAGTGCAACCGAAATTCGAGCCAATCAGTCTCATCGATTAATGGAGCAAAAGCAGCAATATTGTCAAGAAGTTATTGAATGCTTGCAAAGGATTATCATGGAATATGAGTCAGAGGTAAGTTTAACCGAGCAACCGTGTTTCTGCAGGCCAAAACAGAAGCTACAACCAACAAGATCAGTCGAAGACGATGCAAGCCTCTTACAATTCGACATGGATTTTGTTCTGGAAGATGATGATGTACTGGTGAACAACATTGGCATGGACCTCAAGGAGATGTAA
- the LOC103494858 gene encoding gamma-glutamyl peptidase 5-like isoform X1, whose product MGMKRFALLLCADDSEYVKMKYGGYFGVFVRMLGEEGEAWDRFRVAAGEFPADDQIADYDGFVISGSCNDAHGDDPWICRLIALLQRLASLNKRILGICFGHQILGRALGGKTGRGRSGWDIGITTVNVSSSYKLFSSLKIPTTLSVIECHRDEIYELPSEAEVIGQSDKYGIEMFKYRDHILGIQGHPEYTKDILLHLIDRLVLRELITDEFAEEMRSNLEEGEADREAWKRLCINFLKGGL is encoded by the exons ATGGGAATGAAGAGATTTGCGTTGCTTCTTTGCGCAGATGATTCGGAATACGTTAAAATGAAATACGGAGGATACTTCGGAGTGTTCGTCAGAATGTTGGGCGAAGAAGGCGAGGCTTGGGATCGTTTCCGTGTGGCTGCCGGTGAGTTCCCCGCAGATGATCAGATAGCCGACTACGACGGATTTGTGATTTCGGGTAGCTGCAACGACGCTCACGGCGACGATCCTTGGATCTGCCGATTGATCGCTTTGTTGCAGAGATTGGCGTCCTTGAACAAGCGAATTCTCGGCATTTGCTTCGGCCATCAG ATACTGGGACGAGCTTTGGGGGGAAAGACGGGCAGGGGTAGATCTGGATGGGACATTGGGATCACGACCGTAAACGTGTCTTCATCTTACAAACTCTTCTCGTCGCTCAAAATACCCACCACCCTCTCCGTTATCGAATGCCATCGTGACGAG ATCTACGAACTTCCTTCAGAGGCTGAAGTGATTGGGCAGTCAGATAAATATGGCATAGAGATGTTCAAATACAGGGATCACATCCTAGGCATTCAAGGTCACCCTGAGTACACTAAAGACATTCTCCTACACCTAATTGATCGCCTTGTCCTCCGAGAACTCATCACG GATGAATTTGCTGAGGAGATGAGGAGTAATTTGGAAGAAGGTGAGGCAGATAGGGAAGCATGGAAGAGGCTTTGCATCAACTTTCTCAAAGGTGGGTTGTGA
- the LOC103494858 gene encoding gamma-glutamyl peptidase 5-like isoform X2 encodes MGMKRFALLLCADDSEYVKMKYGGYFGVFVRMLGEEGEAWDRFRVAAGEFPADDQIADYDGFVISGSCNDAHGDDPWICRLIALLQRLASLNKRILGICFGHQIYELPSEAEVIGQSDKYGIEMFKYRDHILGIQGHPEYTKDILLHLIDRLVLRELITDEFAEEMRSNLEEGEADREAWKRLCINFLKGGL; translated from the exons ATGGGAATGAAGAGATTTGCGTTGCTTCTTTGCGCAGATGATTCGGAATACGTTAAAATGAAATACGGAGGATACTTCGGAGTGTTCGTCAGAATGTTGGGCGAAGAAGGCGAGGCTTGGGATCGTTTCCGTGTGGCTGCCGGTGAGTTCCCCGCAGATGATCAGATAGCCGACTACGACGGATTTGTGATTTCGGGTAGCTGCAACGACGCTCACGGCGACGATCCTTGGATCTGCCGATTGATCGCTTTGTTGCAGAGATTGGCGTCCTTGAACAAGCGAATTCTCGGCATTTGCTTCGGCCATCAG ATCTACGAACTTCCTTCAGAGGCTGAAGTGATTGGGCAGTCAGATAAATATGGCATAGAGATGTTCAAATACAGGGATCACATCCTAGGCATTCAAGGTCACCCTGAGTACACTAAAGACATTCTCCTACACCTAATTGATCGCCTTGTCCTCCGAGAACTCATCACG GATGAATTTGCTGAGGAGATGAGGAGTAATTTGGAAGAAGGTGAGGCAGATAGGGAAGCATGGAAGAGGCTTTGCATCAACTTTCTCAAAGGTGGGTTGTGA
- the LOC103494859 gene encoding dynamin-related protein 3A-like isoform X1 has product MADDPVAPSMPSVSSSSAAPLGSSVIPIVNKLQDIFAQLGSQSTIELPQVAVVGSQSSGKSSVLEALVGRDFLPRGSGICTRRPLVLQLLQTNTDKEYGEFLHLPGKKFYDFSEIRREIQSETEREVGGNKGVSDKQIRLKIFSPNVLDITLVDLPGITKVPVGDQPSDIEARIRTMIMSYIKVPSCLILAVTPANSDLANSDALQIAGNADPDGVRTIGVITKLDIMDRGTDARNLLLGKVIPLRLGYVGVVNRSQEDILLNRSIKDALVDEEKFFRTHPVYNGLADRCGIAQLAKKLNQVLVQHIKAVFPGLKSRISAALVSVAKEHASYGEITESKAGQGALLLNILSKYCEAFCSMVEGKNEKSTNKLLGGARIHYIFQSIYVKSLEEVDPCEDLTDDDIRTAIQNATGPKSAVFVPDVPFEVLIRRQIIRLLDPSLQCARFIYDELVEISHRCLTNELQRFPVLRKRIDEVIGNFLREGLEPSETIIGHLINIEMGYINTSHPNFIGGSKAVEMALQQVKSSRVPSTVPRLKDGVVEPDKAPPSEKTSKSRAFLARHSNGFLTEKGARPSGDGEKVAPPVDDFSGATANNSSWGISSIFGGSDNRTSAKESSTSKPYNEHVLNTEQSFSMIHLREPPLVLRPSGGCTEQEAIEIAVIKLLLRSYYDIVRNNIKDLVPKSIMHFLVNHTKQEMHNVFIKKLYRENLFEEMLQEPDEVAMKRKHTRETLRVLQQAFRTLDELPLEAESVERGDDPTGLPKMHGMPTSSMYSTTSSNDSFSPSPKNPKPRKSSYSGELQVPVYGNSDSNGNGRSFMPSLYPKLDL; this is encoded by the exons ATGGCGGACGACCCTGTTGCTCCATCTATGCCgtctgtttcttcttcttctgctgCTCCTCTCGGCAGTTCCGTCATACCTATAGTTAACAAGCTTCAGGATATCTTCGCTCAGCTCGGCAGCCAATCCACCATCGAACTCCCGCAGGTCGCTGTTGTCGGCAGTCAGAGCAGTGGCAAGTCCAGCGTACTCGAGGCTCTTGTTGGCCGTGACTTCTTGCCTAGGGGTTCAGGTATATGCACCAGGAGGCCTCTCGTGCTTCAGCTATTGCAAACTAACACCGACAAGGAATACGGCGAGTTCCTCCACTTGCCAGGGAAGAAATTCTACGATTTTTCTGAGATTCGGAGGGAAATTCAG TCTGAGACCGAGAGGGAAGTGGGTGGAAACAAAGGTGTCTCAGACAAGCAGATTCGGTTAAAGATTTTCTCCCCAAATGTTCTTGACATTACACTAGTTGATTTGCCTGGCATTACAAAAGTTCCAGTTGGAGATCAGCCTTCTGACATTGAAGCACGAATTAGGACAATGATCATGTCTTACATCAAAGTTCCAAGCTGCTTAATTCTTGCTGTCACACCAGCTAATTCTGATTTAGCTAATTCAGACGCTCTTCAGATTGCAGGAAATGCTGATCCTGATG GTGTTAGAACCATCGGTGTGATCACAAAG CTGGATATAATGGACAGAGGTACAGATGCACGAAATCTCTTACTAGGAAAAGTGATTCCTCTACGACTTGGTTACGTTGGGGTTGTCAATCGCAGTCAGGAG GATATTTTACTGAATCGGAGCATTAAAGATGCCCTTGTGGATGAGGAGAAATTTTTCCGCACCCATCCT GTATATAATGGTCTGGCCGATCGTTGTGGCATTGCTCAGTTGGCAAAGAAGTTGAACCAG GTTCTAGTACAACATATTAAAGCTGTATTTCCTGGGCTGAAGTCGCGAATAAGTGCTGCTTTGGTTTCTGTTGCAAAAGAGCATGCCAGTTATGGAGAAATAACAGAATCAAAG GCTGGTCAGGGTGCTCTTCTTCTTAATATTCTTTCAAAATATTGTGAAG CATTTTGTTCTATGGTTGAGGGAAAAAATGAAAAGTCAACAAACAAGCTCTTGGGTGGAGCTCGCATTCACTATATTTTCCAATCGATCTATGTGAAGAGTTTAGAG GAAGTTGATCCATGCGAGGACTTGACTGATGATGACATTCGTACTGCCATCCAAAATGCAACTGGCCCTAAATCTGCAGTATTTGTACCTGAT GTGCCCTTTGAAGTACTTATTCGCAGGCAAATCATTCGCTTACTAGACCCTAGTTTGCAGTGTGCCAGGTTTATATATGATGAGTTGGTAGAG ATCAGTCATCGATGTTTGACAAATGAATTACAAAGGTTTCCTGTTCTAAGAAAGCGTATCGACGAAGTTATTGGGAACTTTCTGCGAGAAGGCCTTGAACCCTCAGAAACCATTATAGGACATCTTATTAACATTGAG ATGGGCTACATAAACACCTCACACCCAAATTTTATTGGAGGAAGTAAGGCTGTGGAGATGGCCCTGCAGCAGGTCAAGTCATCTAGGGTTCCTTCGACTGTTCCAAGGCTCAag GATGGCGTGGTTGAACCTGATAAAGCACCACCATCTGAGAAAACTTCAAAATCTCGAGCTTTCCTTGCCCGGCATTCAAATGGCTTTTTGACTGAGAAG GGTGCTCGGCCTTCAGGTGATGGTGAAAAAGTTGCACCTCCTG TTGATGATTTTTCAGGAGCAACAGCAAACAATTCAAGTTGGGGTATTTCGTCTATTTTTGGTGGGAGTGATAACCGTACATCAGCCAAAGAAAGTTCAACAAGCAAGCCATATAATGAACACGTTCTCAACACAGAGCAGTCCTTCTCCATGATCCATTTGAGAGAG CCACCACTTGTACTGAGACCTTCAGGAGGGTGTACAGAGCAGGAGGCCATTGAAATTGCGGTCATAAAGCTGCTCCTGAGATCATATTATGACATTGTCAGGAACAATATAAAAGATTTGGTTCCTAAATCAATCATGCATTTCCTG GTTAACCATACCAAGCAGGAGATGCACAATGTCTTCATAAAAAAACTTTATAG AGAAAACCTGTTTGAAGAGATGTTGCAGGAGCCCGATGAGGTGGCAATGAAGAGGAAGCACACACGAGAAACCCTCCGAGTTCTACAGCAGGCTTTTCGG ACATTGGATGAATTGCCTTTGGAAGCGGAGTCGGTCGAGAGAGGTGATGATCCGACCGGATTACCGAAAATGCATGGAATGCCAACATCATCCATGTATTCTACCACCAGTTCGAATGATTCATTCTCCCCTTCTCCCAAGAATCCCAAGCCGCGAAAGTCATCATATTCGGGGGAGCTTCAGGTGCCGGTATACGGCAATTCAGATTCTAATGGGAATGGTCGATCATTCATGCCCAGCCTTTATCCAAAACTTGATCTATAA
- the LOC103494859 gene encoding dynamin-related protein 3A-like isoform X2, translating to MADDPVAPSMPSVSSSSAAPLGSSVIPIVNKLQDIFAQLGSQSTIELPQVAVVGSQSSGKSSVLEALVGRDFLPRGSGICTRRPLVLQLLQTNTDKEYGEFLHLPGKKFYDFSEIRREIQSETEREVGGNKGVSDKQIRLKIFSPNVLDITLVDLPGITKVPVGDQPSDIEARIRTMIMSYIKVPSCLILAVTPANSDLANSDALQIAGNADPDGVRTIGVITKLDIMDRGTDARNLLLGKVIPLRLGYVGVVNRSQEDILLNRSIKDALVDEEKFFRTHPVYNGLADRCGIAQLAKKLNQVLVQHIKAVFPGLKSRISAALVSVAKEHASYGEITESKAGQGALLLNILSKYCEAFCSMVEGKNEKSTNKLLGGARIHYIFQSIYVKSLEEVDPCEDLTDDDIRTAIQNATGPKSAVFVPDVPFEVLIRRQIIRLLDPSLQCARFIYDELVEISHRCLTNELQRFPVLRKRIDEVIGNFLREGLEPSETIIGHLINIEMGYINTSHPNFIGGSKAVEMALQQVKSSRVPSTVPRLKDGVVEPDKAPPSEKTSKSRAFLARHSNGFLTEKGARPSGDGEKVAPPGATANNSSWGISSIFGGSDNRTSAKESSTSKPYNEHVLNTEQSFSMIHLREPPLVLRPSGGCTEQEAIEIAVIKLLLRSYYDIVRNNIKDLVPKSIMHFLVNHTKQEMHNVFIKKLYRENLFEEMLQEPDEVAMKRKHTRETLRVLQQAFRTLDELPLEAESVERGDDPTGLPKMHGMPTSSMYSTTSSNDSFSPSPKNPKPRKSSYSGELQVPVYGNSDSNGNGRSFMPSLYPKLDL from the exons ATGGCGGACGACCCTGTTGCTCCATCTATGCCgtctgtttcttcttcttctgctgCTCCTCTCGGCAGTTCCGTCATACCTATAGTTAACAAGCTTCAGGATATCTTCGCTCAGCTCGGCAGCCAATCCACCATCGAACTCCCGCAGGTCGCTGTTGTCGGCAGTCAGAGCAGTGGCAAGTCCAGCGTACTCGAGGCTCTTGTTGGCCGTGACTTCTTGCCTAGGGGTTCAGGTATATGCACCAGGAGGCCTCTCGTGCTTCAGCTATTGCAAACTAACACCGACAAGGAATACGGCGAGTTCCTCCACTTGCCAGGGAAGAAATTCTACGATTTTTCTGAGATTCGGAGGGAAATTCAG TCTGAGACCGAGAGGGAAGTGGGTGGAAACAAAGGTGTCTCAGACAAGCAGATTCGGTTAAAGATTTTCTCCCCAAATGTTCTTGACATTACACTAGTTGATTTGCCTGGCATTACAAAAGTTCCAGTTGGAGATCAGCCTTCTGACATTGAAGCACGAATTAGGACAATGATCATGTCTTACATCAAAGTTCCAAGCTGCTTAATTCTTGCTGTCACACCAGCTAATTCTGATTTAGCTAATTCAGACGCTCTTCAGATTGCAGGAAATGCTGATCCTGATG GTGTTAGAACCATCGGTGTGATCACAAAG CTGGATATAATGGACAGAGGTACAGATGCACGAAATCTCTTACTAGGAAAAGTGATTCCTCTACGACTTGGTTACGTTGGGGTTGTCAATCGCAGTCAGGAG GATATTTTACTGAATCGGAGCATTAAAGATGCCCTTGTGGATGAGGAGAAATTTTTCCGCACCCATCCT GTATATAATGGTCTGGCCGATCGTTGTGGCATTGCTCAGTTGGCAAAGAAGTTGAACCAG GTTCTAGTACAACATATTAAAGCTGTATTTCCTGGGCTGAAGTCGCGAATAAGTGCTGCTTTGGTTTCTGTTGCAAAAGAGCATGCCAGTTATGGAGAAATAACAGAATCAAAG GCTGGTCAGGGTGCTCTTCTTCTTAATATTCTTTCAAAATATTGTGAAG CATTTTGTTCTATGGTTGAGGGAAAAAATGAAAAGTCAACAAACAAGCTCTTGGGTGGAGCTCGCATTCACTATATTTTCCAATCGATCTATGTGAAGAGTTTAGAG GAAGTTGATCCATGCGAGGACTTGACTGATGATGACATTCGTACTGCCATCCAAAATGCAACTGGCCCTAAATCTGCAGTATTTGTACCTGAT GTGCCCTTTGAAGTACTTATTCGCAGGCAAATCATTCGCTTACTAGACCCTAGTTTGCAGTGTGCCAGGTTTATATATGATGAGTTGGTAGAG ATCAGTCATCGATGTTTGACAAATGAATTACAAAGGTTTCCTGTTCTAAGAAAGCGTATCGACGAAGTTATTGGGAACTTTCTGCGAGAAGGCCTTGAACCCTCAGAAACCATTATAGGACATCTTATTAACATTGAG ATGGGCTACATAAACACCTCACACCCAAATTTTATTGGAGGAAGTAAGGCTGTGGAGATGGCCCTGCAGCAGGTCAAGTCATCTAGGGTTCCTTCGACTGTTCCAAGGCTCAag GATGGCGTGGTTGAACCTGATAAAGCACCACCATCTGAGAAAACTTCAAAATCTCGAGCTTTCCTTGCCCGGCATTCAAATGGCTTTTTGACTGAGAAG GGTGCTCGGCCTTCAGGTGATGGTGAAAAAGTTGCACCTCCTG GAGCAACAGCAAACAATTCAAGTTGGGGTATTTCGTCTATTTTTGGTGGGAGTGATAACCGTACATCAGCCAAAGAAAGTTCAACAAGCAAGCCATATAATGAACACGTTCTCAACACAGAGCAGTCCTTCTCCATGATCCATTTGAGAGAG CCACCACTTGTACTGAGACCTTCAGGAGGGTGTACAGAGCAGGAGGCCATTGAAATTGCGGTCATAAAGCTGCTCCTGAGATCATATTATGACATTGTCAGGAACAATATAAAAGATTTGGTTCCTAAATCAATCATGCATTTCCTG GTTAACCATACCAAGCAGGAGATGCACAATGTCTTCATAAAAAAACTTTATAG AGAAAACCTGTTTGAAGAGATGTTGCAGGAGCCCGATGAGGTGGCAATGAAGAGGAAGCACACACGAGAAACCCTCCGAGTTCTACAGCAGGCTTTTCGG ACATTGGATGAATTGCCTTTGGAAGCGGAGTCGGTCGAGAGAGGTGATGATCCGACCGGATTACCGAAAATGCATGGAATGCCAACATCATCCATGTATTCTACCACCAGTTCGAATGATTCATTCTCCCCTTCTCCCAAGAATCCCAAGCCGCGAAAGTCATCATATTCGGGGGAGCTTCAGGTGCCGGTATACGGCAATTCAGATTCTAATGGGAATGGTCGATCATTCATGCCCAGCCTTTATCCAAAACTTGATCTATAA